Proteins encoded within one genomic window of uncultured Sphingopyxis sp.:
- a CDS encoding coniferyl aldehyde dehydrogenase: MATAIAQDIAGETARMHDVLAAQKASFTAAMPESLAVRTDRIDRAIALLVDHAEDFAKAVSEDFGHRSREQTLMTDIMPSVSALKHAKKHMAAWSRGEKRKPTFPLGLLGAKAEVVYQPKGVVGVVAPWNFPVGMVFVPMAGILAAGNRAMIKPSEFTENVSGLMARLVPDYFDESEMAVFTGDAEVGIAFSKLAFDHLIFTGATSVGRHIMRAAADNLVPVTLELGGKSPTFIGRSANKDLVGQRVALGKMMNAGQICLAPDYLLVAEDQEGAVIDSVTKGAAALYPTLLANDDYTSVVNGRNYDRLQSYLADAREKGAEVIEVNPGQEDFASANGHKMPLHIVRNPTDEMKVMQEEIFGPILPVKTYKTIDDAIDYVNDHDRPLGLYYFGQDKSEEERVLTRTISGGVTVNDVLFHNAMEDLPFGGVGPSGMGNYHGVDGFRTFSHARAVYRQPKLDVAGLAGFKPPYGKATAKTLAKELKK, from the coding sequence GACATCGCCGGCGAAACGGCGCGGATGCACGATGTGCTCGCGGCGCAGAAGGCGAGCTTCACCGCCGCGATGCCCGAAAGCCTCGCGGTGCGCACCGACCGCATCGACCGCGCGATCGCGCTGCTCGTCGACCATGCCGAGGATTTCGCCAAGGCGGTGAGCGAGGATTTCGGGCATCGCAGCCGCGAACAGACGCTGATGACCGACATCATGCCCTCGGTCAGCGCATTGAAGCATGCGAAGAAACATATGGCGGCCTGGTCGCGGGGCGAGAAGCGCAAGCCCACCTTTCCGCTCGGGCTGCTCGGTGCGAAGGCCGAGGTCGTCTATCAGCCGAAGGGCGTCGTCGGCGTCGTCGCTCCGTGGAATTTCCCCGTCGGCATGGTCTTCGTGCCGATGGCGGGCATCCTCGCGGCGGGCAATCGCGCGATGATCAAGCCGAGCGAGTTCACCGAAAATGTGTCCGGCCTGATGGCGCGGCTCGTCCCCGACTATTTCGACGAGAGCGAAATGGCGGTGTTCACCGGCGACGCCGAGGTCGGCATCGCCTTCTCGAAACTCGCTTTCGACCATCTGATCTTCACCGGCGCGACCAGCGTCGGCCGGCATATCATGCGCGCCGCCGCCGACAATCTCGTTCCCGTGACGCTCGAACTCGGCGGCAAGTCGCCGACCTTCATCGGGCGCAGCGCCAACAAGGACCTCGTCGGCCAGCGCGTCGCGCTCGGCAAGATGATGAACGCGGGGCAGATCTGCCTCGCGCCCGATTACCTCCTCGTCGCCGAGGATCAGGAAGGCGCGGTGATCGACAGCGTGACGAAGGGCGCGGCGGCGCTCTATCCGACTTTGCTCGCGAACGACGATTATACGTCGGTCGTCAACGGCCGGAATTACGACCGGCTGCAATCTTACCTCGCCGACGCGCGCGAGAAGGGCGCCGAGGTGATCGAGGTCAATCCGGGGCAGGAGGATTTCGCGAGCGCCAACGGCCACAAGATGCCGCTCCATATCGTCCGCAATCCGACCGACGAGATGAAGGTGATGCAGGAGGAAATCTTCGGCCCGATTCTTCCCGTGAAGACCTACAAGACGATCGACGACGCGATCGACTATGTGAACGACCACGACCGCCCGCTCGGCCTCTATTATTTCGGGCAGGACAAGAGCGAGGAAGAGCGCGTGCTGACGCGGACGATCTCGGGCGGGGTCACGGTCAACGACGTGCTGTTCCACAATGCGATGGAGGATCTGCCCTTCGGCGGGGTGGGGCCGTCGGGCATGGGCAATTACCACGGCGTCGACGGCTTTCGCACCTTCAGCCACGCGCGCGCCGTCTATCGCCAGCCGAAGCTCGATGTCGCGGGGCTGGCGGGCTTCAAGCCGCCTTATGGCAAGGCGACCGCGAAGACGCTGGCGAAGGAATTGAAGAAATGA
- a CDS encoding AI-2E family transporter: MTEKTPAPAASPARSQSKTKPAAAPPPAFGPGRIAAAALIVLALVGVALLLVELTRFFMLVFAAIVLGAVFDAIASWLCRKTGVGRGIALALSVAGIVALFAGVFMLFGSQLAREIDTIREQIPQALRGVEAFLDRYGLGQRVRELAEVGSDDISRLASQAGGYALAAGSGIADFVLVLVAAIFLASDPATYRRGLLLMLPVRAEETAALALDDAARGLKGWMAGQAVSSLVVAALTSAGLALLGVPAAGGLGLIAGLLDVIPMIGPIIAGVPAVLLAFTVSPMTALWTLLLFLAIQQLQGNFLQPMIQKQAVDVPPAVLLFAVVAAGILFGFLGVLLAAPLTVVVYVLVQRIYVKTLLGKPIRIAGKE, encoded by the coding sequence ATGACCGAAAAGACGCCGGCGCCCGCCGCCTCGCCCGCCCGATCGCAGAGCAAAACGAAGCCCGCTGCCGCTCCGCCGCCCGCGTTCGGACCCGGCCGGATCGCGGCGGCAGCGCTGATCGTCCTCGCGCTGGTCGGCGTCGCGCTGCTCCTGGTCGAGCTGACGCGTTTCTTCATGCTCGTCTTTGCCGCGATCGTGCTCGGCGCGGTCTTCGACGCCATCGCGAGCTGGCTCTGCCGCAAGACCGGGGTCGGTCGCGGTATCGCATTGGCGCTGTCGGTCGCGGGGATCGTCGCGCTCTTCGCGGGGGTCTTCATGCTGTTCGGTTCGCAGCTGGCGCGCGAGATCGACACGATCCGCGAGCAGATTCCGCAGGCGCTGCGCGGGGTCGAAGCCTTTCTCGACCGCTATGGGCTGGGGCAGCGCGTGCGCGAGCTGGCCGAGGTCGGCAGCGACGATATTTCGCGCCTTGCATCGCAAGCCGGCGGCTATGCGCTGGCGGCGGGCAGCGGGATCGCCGATTTCGTGCTGGTGCTCGTCGCCGCGATCTTTCTCGCCAGCGATCCCGCGACCTATCGGCGCGGGCTGTTGCTCATGCTTCCGGTCCGCGCCGAAGAAACGGCGGCGCTGGCGCTGGACGATGCCGCGCGCGGGCTGAAGGGCTGGATGGCCGGACAGGCGGTGTCGTCGCTCGTCGTCGCGGCGCTGACCTCGGCGGGGCTCGCGCTGCTCGGCGTCCCCGCTGCCGGGGGCCTCGGCCTGATCGCCGGCCTGCTCGACGTCATCCCGATGATCGGCCCGATCATCGCCGGCGTCCCCGCGGTGCTGCTCGCCTTCACCGTCTCGCCCATGACGGCGCTGTGGACGCTCCTGCTGTTCCTCGCGATCCAGCAGTTGCAGGGTAATTTCCTGCAGCCGATGATCCAGAAACAGGCGGTCGACGTGCCGCCGGCGGTGCTGCTGTTCGCGGTTGTCGCGGCGGGGATATTGTTCGGCTTTCTCGGCGTCCTGCTCGCCGCCCCGCTGACCGTCGTGGTCTATGTCCTTGTCCAGCGCATCTATGTGAAGACGCTGCTGGGCAAGCCGATCAGGATCGCGGGAAAGGAATGA
- a CDS encoding DUF4198 domain-containing protein: MKKTFAALLAFSFLASPATAHEVWVERDATGAARIYLGEPADPVPEAGDPEFSKLTAPRLIGADAAKPAALVRRANHIEAAVTGAGDVRLTDDNVFAPWEAEGGKWEGVIYYARAGRTETRSALDLEIVPAAANADSFTVHWLGKPLPGAKVTVINADRWQKSFTADGQGRVDVPVNGTGRYLLLISHEVEGARTLGGKEVAKTYHISTLTFVGP, from the coding sequence ATGAAAAAGACTTTTGCCGCATTGCTGGCCTTCAGCTTCCTTGCGTCCCCCGCAACCGCCCACGAGGTCTGGGTCGAGCGCGACGCCACGGGGGCCGCGCGCATCTATCTGGGCGAGCCCGCCGATCCGGTTCCCGAAGCCGGCGATCCCGAATTTTCCAAGCTGACGGCGCCGCGCCTGATCGGAGCCGACGCAGCGAAACCCGCGGCGCTGGTCCGCCGCGCGAACCATATCGAAGCGGCGGTGACCGGCGCCGGCGACGTCCGCCTGACCGACGACAATGTGTTCGCACCGTGGGAGGCCGAGGGCGGCAAATGGGAAGGCGTGATCTATTACGCCCGCGCGGGCCGCACCGAAACCCGCTCGGCACTCGACCTCGAGATCGTTCCGGCGGCCGCCAACGCGGACAGCTTCACCGTCCACTGGCTCGGCAAACCGCTGCCGGGCGCGAAGGTGACGGTGATCAACGCCGACCGCTGGCAAAAGAGCTTCACCGCCGACGGCCAGGGCCGCGTCGATGTCCCGGTGAACGGCACGGGCCGCTACCTGCTATTGATCTCGCACGAGGTCGAGGGCGCCCGCACGCTCGGCGGCAAGGAGGTCGCGAAAACCTATCACATCTCGACCCTGACCTTCGTCGGACCATAG
- a CDS encoding TonB-dependent siderophore receptor, which translates to MTVRMIALCGAATLAFAANPAFAGEGAEDTAGAAEDAIVVTGYTGTKTETALTELPQPVKVITAEQYEAQGAISISDTVKYAAGVLANPYGRDTRVDGFNVRGLDALQFRDGMRDIFSYYASITSDPYNFSRVEIVRGPASVLFGQGSIGGLVNLVSKTPDFDTRGEINLVYGSFDRKEVLGDVNLALTDNLAVRFVGRARDADTYVDHVADDRVMFAPSIRWQPTPDTDVVLTGLYQEDDTGSTSQFLPIVGTFRPNTVAGQQLDRYTFVGKAGWDRYAGRSLQGGGSITHRFSDAVKLSLKARYIDSDLEYNTHYADSYTNPQDPFSVYGTDGRTIALIADASDARMNVFSTDNNLQFNFNTGANIEHKLLVGIDYSWNKVAKRYDGGFELVDLYDIDYDALATYDPTGPFISESQKQLGVYVQDQIRFFDRVSVVLGARRDRVTGSSGQKDNATTFRAGIIGEIGAGFSPFFSYTESFLPVAGSIQDINGTPISPYRPQTGTQYEAGVKWQPTPNTLVTATAFKIKERNRVLYGAGSSTSQSGVLNTKGFEIEASHTLPGNFELLANYGYSKLKSETNTSLDYMPRHTASLWSTKIFGLPGEAQLRLGGGVVYSGKSVSTSDIWSIVTPSRTTVDALAEINWNNWRFAVNATNLLDNKYYASCLARGDCFVGAPRNVMGTVGYRF; encoded by the coding sequence ATGACCGTCCGAATGATCGCGCTCTGTGGAGCCGCCACGCTGGCGTTTGCCGCCAATCCGGCCTTTGCGGGCGAGGGGGCGGAGGACACCGCGGGCGCCGCCGAGGACGCGATCGTCGTCACCGGCTATACCGGAACCAAGACCGAGACCGCGCTGACCGAATTGCCGCAGCCGGTGAAGGTCATCACCGCCGAACAATATGAAGCGCAGGGCGCGATCAGCATCAGCGACACGGTGAAATATGCCGCGGGCGTCCTCGCCAATCCCTATGGCCGCGACACCCGCGTCGACGGCTTCAACGTCCGCGGCCTCGACGCGCTGCAATTCCGCGACGGGATGCGCGACATTTTCAGCTATTACGCCAGCATCACGTCGGACCCCTACAACTTCTCCCGCGTGGAGATCGTGCGCGGCCCCGCGTCGGTGCTGTTCGGCCAGGGTTCGATCGGCGGTCTCGTCAACCTCGTCAGCAAGACGCCCGACTTCGACACGCGCGGCGAAATCAATCTCGTCTATGGCAGCTTTGACCGCAAGGAAGTGCTGGGCGACGTCAACCTCGCGCTCACCGACAATCTCGCCGTCCGCTTCGTCGGCCGCGCGCGCGACGCCGACACCTATGTCGACCATGTCGCCGACGACCGCGTGATGTTCGCGCCCTCGATCCGCTGGCAGCCGACGCCCGACACCGACGTCGTGCTCACCGGCCTCTATCAGGAGGACGATACCGGCTCGACCTCGCAATTCCTGCCGATCGTCGGCACCTTCAGGCCGAACACAGTCGCCGGTCAGCAACTCGATCGCTACACTTTCGTCGGCAAGGCCGGCTGGGACCGCTACGCCGGCCGCTCGCTGCAGGGCGGCGGGTCGATCACGCACCGCTTCTCGGACGCCGTCAAGCTCAGCCTGAAGGCGCGCTACATCGACAGCGACCTCGAATATAACACCCATTATGCCGACAGCTATACGAACCCGCAGGACCCCTTCTCGGTCTATGGGACTGACGGCCGCACGATCGCGCTGATCGCGGACGCCAGCGACGCGCGGATGAACGTCTTTTCGACCGACAATAATTTGCAGTTCAATTTCAACACCGGCGCCAATATCGAGCACAAGCTGCTGGTCGGCATCGACTATAGCTGGAACAAGGTCGCCAAGCGTTACGATGGCGGGTTCGAGCTCGTCGACCTCTACGACATCGATTATGATGCGCTCGCCACTTACGATCCCACCGGTCCCTTCATCAGCGAAAGCCAGAAGCAACTGGGCGTCTATGTTCAGGACCAGATCCGCTTCTTCGACCGCGTCTCGGTCGTGCTGGGCGCTCGCCGCGACCGCGTCACCGGTTCGTCGGGCCAGAAGGACAATGCGACGACTTTCCGCGCCGGTATCATCGGAGAGATCGGCGCGGGCTTCTCGCCCTTCTTCAGCTATACCGAAAGCTTCCTGCCGGTCGCAGGTTCGATTCAAGATATCAACGGCACTCCGATCTCGCCCTACCGGCCACAGACCGGCACCCAATATGAGGCGGGCGTGAAGTGGCAACCGACCCCGAACACGCTGGTCACGGCCACCGCTTTCAAGATCAAGGAGCGTAACCGCGTCCTGTACGGGGCCGGCAGCTCGACCAGCCAGTCGGGCGTCCTCAACACCAAAGGTTTCGAGATCGAGGCTAGCCACACGCTGCCCGGCAATTTCGAACTGCTCGCCAATTACGGCTATTCCAAGCTCAAGTCCGAAACCAACACCAGCCTCGACTATATGCCGCGCCACACCGCGTCGCTCTGGTCGACCAAGATCTTCGGCCTTCCGGGCGAAGCGCAGCTGCGCCTCGGCGGCGGCGTCGTCTACAGCGGCAAGAGCGTCTCGACGAGCGACATCTGGTCGATCGTCACCCCATCGCGCACGACGGTCGACGCGCTGGCCGAAATCAACTGGAACAACTGGCGCTTCGCGGTCAACGCGACGAACCTGCTCGACAACAAATATTATGCTTCCTGCCTCGCGCGCGGCGACTGCTTTGTCGGCGCCCCGCGCAATGTGATGGGAACGGTCGGCTATCGCTTCTGA
- a CDS encoding PepSY-associated TM helix domain-containing protein, protein MKGGFRQSMAWLHTWTGLLLGWLLFAIFVTGTSAYFQEEITRWMTPEVRSVPADPASGFVAATEWLKREAPGGSEWSIYSTGKRAAGLQLYWANGPDAPADAPTSARLVGTGTRVFARETLGGWFLYRFHYDLHYINWYWARWLVGIAAMAMLVAILSGIVTHKKILTDFFLLRLGKGQRSWLDAHNASSVLFLPFILMITYTGLVSLATHYMPWGIAANYADEGRFFEATAPWPVPGEKTGPAPLAPIGPMVEQAERRWGTAVGSVRILNPGDRSAQVIVSSAPDAGMSIGLRSLTFDGATGRPVGAQNPSGAATATEDTMIGIHAGRFASPLLRTLYFLSGLAGCVMVASGLILWTVKRRARLPDPERPHFGFRLVEKLNIAAIAGLPFGMAVYFLANRLLPLGIAGRSDQEIDSMFIAWGAVAVWALARPARRAWLETLAATALAFASVPLVNALTTDRSLVASLAAGDTVIAAFDGAMLLIAAGFGWAALKAARRGRAQDGRAAPRGSSTRAIPGAGTA, encoded by the coding sequence GTGAAGGGCGGCTTCCGGCAATCGATGGCGTGGCTGCACACCTGGACCGGGCTGCTGCTCGGCTGGTTGCTGTTCGCCATCTTCGTGACCGGAACCTCGGCCTATTTTCAGGAAGAGATCACGCGCTGGATGACGCCCGAGGTGCGGAGCGTTCCCGCCGACCCGGCGAGCGGCTTCGTCGCGGCGACCGAATGGCTGAAGCGCGAGGCTCCCGGCGGCAGCGAATGGTCGATCTATTCGACGGGCAAGCGCGCCGCCGGCCTGCAACTCTATTGGGCGAACGGCCCCGACGCGCCCGCCGACGCGCCGACCAGCGCGCGCCTCGTCGGCACGGGGACCAGGGTTTTCGCGCGCGAAACGCTGGGCGGCTGGTTCCTCTACCGCTTCCACTACGACCTTCATTACATCAACTGGTATTGGGCGCGCTGGCTGGTCGGCATCGCCGCGATGGCGATGCTCGTCGCGATCCTCAGCGGCATCGTCACGCACAAGAAGATCCTGACCGATTTCTTCCTGCTCCGGCTCGGCAAGGGCCAGCGGAGCTGGCTCGACGCGCATAATGCGTCGAGCGTGCTGTTCCTGCCTTTCATCCTGATGATCACCTATACCGGCCTCGTCAGCCTCGCGACGCATTATATGCCGTGGGGAATCGCCGCCAATTACGCCGATGAAGGCAGATTTTTCGAGGCGACCGCTCCCTGGCCCGTGCCCGGGGAAAAGACCGGGCCGGCGCCGCTCGCTCCGATCGGGCCGATGGTCGAGCAGGCCGAGCGCCGCTGGGGAACCGCGGTGGGCAGCGTGCGCATCCTCAACCCGGGCGACCGTTCGGCGCAGGTTATCGTGTCGAGCGCGCCCGATGCCGGCATGTCGATCGGCCTGCGCTCGCTGACCTTCGACGGGGCGACGGGCAGGCCGGTCGGCGCGCAGAATCCGTCGGGCGCCGCGACGGCGACCGAAGACACGATGATCGGCATCCACGCCGGGCGCTTCGCCTCGCCCTTGCTGCGAACGCTCTATTTCCTATCGGGGCTGGCGGGCTGCGTCATGGTCGCCTCGGGCCTGATCCTGTGGACGGTGAAGCGCCGCGCCAGGCTGCCCGACCCTGAGCGGCCGCATTTCGGTTTCCGGCTCGTCGAGAAGCTGAACATCGCGGCGATCGCCGGGCTGCCGTTCGGGATGGCCGTCTATTTCCTCGCCAATCGCTTGTTGCCGCTCGGCATCGCCGGCCGCAGCGACCAGGAGATCGACTCGATGTTCATCGCGTGGGGCGCGGTGGCGGTGTGGGCGCTGGCCCGGCCCGCGCGGCGCGCGTGGCTCGAAACCTTGGCGGCGACGGCGCTCGCTTTCGCGTCGGTTCCGCTCGTCAACGCCTTGACCACCGACCGGTCGCTCGTTGCCAGCCTCGCCGCCGGCGACACGGTCATTGCCGCGTTCGACGGGGCGATGCTCCTCATCGCCGCCGGCTTCGGCTGGGCGGCGTTGAAGGCCGCGCGGCGGGGCCGGGCACAGGACGGTAGGGCCGCGCCGCGCGGGTCATCGACGCGGGCGATACCGGGGGCGGGGACGGCATGA
- a CDS encoding DUF3325 family protein, with protein sequence MIHLLLFLLAFAGFAMLCAARDRHQRDLLGRKLPAGTAARLRRGGLFLLLLAYPVAGLALGWGYGAVEWLGQLSGGALLTVLFLNRLSARGASGR encoded by the coding sequence ATGATCCACCTTCTGCTTTTCCTGCTCGCCTTCGCGGGCTTTGCGATGCTCTGCGCCGCGCGCGACCGGCATCAGCGCGACCTTCTGGGCCGCAAGCTTCCCGCTGGAACCGCAGCGCGCCTGCGCCGGGGCGGCCTGTTCCTGCTGCTGCTCGCTTATCCGGTGGCCGGCCTCGCGCTCGGATGGGGCTATGGCGCCGTCGAGTGGCTCGGCCAGCTCAGCGGCGGCGCGCTGCTCACCGTCCTGTTTCTCAACCGCCTGTCGGCGCGCGGGGCCTCCGGCCGCTGA
- a CDS encoding AraC family transcriptional regulator, with the protein MTHKRAIIISAEFASFIGRGELDPAWLPPEPIVVGFGDMGEPAVSILAGEEIGDEASGHILLFAISRTACLRMFGLLPSVKGSWYLSADLRELGRALVAVEGESEVAGMLRVARSLELLCRLFGALEEHRMVEFHGKTTLSEMDAKRVAAAHQLVSEDWREPLTVAEIARRSGLGKAKLTQGFREMYKCTVAEAMSERRLSHARMLLSLSDLPISSVGYRCGYQSNASFTRAFVRRYGLTPTEMRRREKAPGASAEDRENARPIFEGNGGRTRART; encoded by the coding sequence ATGACACACAAGCGCGCCATCATCATATCGGCGGAATTCGCGAGCTTCATCGGGCGCGGGGAGCTCGATCCGGCGTGGTTGCCGCCCGAGCCGATCGTTGTCGGCTTCGGCGACATGGGTGAGCCCGCGGTCAGCATATTGGCGGGTGAGGAAATCGGCGACGAGGCGAGCGGCCATATCCTGCTGTTCGCGATCAGCCGCACCGCGTGCCTACGCATGTTCGGCCTGCTGCCGAGCGTGAAGGGCAGCTGGTATCTCTCTGCCGACCTGCGCGAGCTCGGCCGCGCGCTCGTCGCGGTCGAGGGCGAAAGCGAAGTGGCGGGGATGCTTCGCGTCGCGCGCAGCCTCGAACTGCTCTGCCGGCTGTTCGGCGCGCTCGAAGAGCACCGAATGGTCGAATTCCATGGCAAGACGACGCTCAGCGAGATGGACGCCAAGCGCGTCGCCGCCGCGCACCAGCTGGTCAGTGAAGACTGGCGCGAGCCATTGACCGTGGCCGAGATCGCGCGGCGATCGGGGCTCGGCAAGGCCAAGCTGACGCAGGGCTTTCGCGAGATGTATAAATGCACCGTCGCCGAGGCGATGAGCGAGCGGCGGCTGTCGCATGCGCGGATGTTGCTGTCGCTGAGCGACCTGCCGATCTCGAGCGTCGGCTATCGCTGCGGCTATCAAAGCAACGCCAGCTTCACGCGCGCCTTCGTGCGCCGCTACGGCCTGACGCCGACCGAAATGCGGCGGCGCGAAAAAGCGCCCGGCGCATCGGCCGAAGACCGCGAAAATGCTCGACCTATCTTTGAAGGAAATGGTGGACGCACTAGGGCTCGAACCTAG
- a CDS encoding FAD-dependent oxidoreductase — MQFDVVIVGAGHGGAQVAIMLRTQKFEGSIAIIGDEPELPYERPPLSKEYFAGEKEFERIQLRPAKYWNEREVTMLLGKRVVAVDPAAHSVTTDGGETIGYGKLVWATGGAPRMLPVPGCDLPGVQGVRTRADADAMKAASETADQIVVIGGGYIGLEAAAVLRKAGKKVVLLEALDRVLARVAGTELSRFYEREHREHGVDLRLGVSVEAIEGESYVTGVRLADREVIPADLVIVGIGIVPAVEPLIAAGAEGENGVLVDALCKTSLPDIYAIGDCAAHENHFADGIVIRLESVQNANDQANTVAKGIVGDEAPYHAIPWFWSNQYDLKLQTAGLSTGHDQTVVRGDIASRSFSIVYLKDARVIAIDCVNATKDYVQGRMIVTAGLRVTAEKLADTETPLKALLSD, encoded by the coding sequence ATGCAGTTCGACGTGGTGATTGTGGGCGCTGGCCATGGCGGGGCGCAGGTGGCGATCATGCTGCGGACGCAGAAGTTTGAAGGCAGCATCGCGATCATCGGCGACGAGCCCGAACTGCCCTATGAACGCCCGCCGCTGTCGAAGGAATATTTCGCGGGCGAGAAGGAATTCGAACGTATCCAGCTGCGTCCCGCCAAATATTGGAACGAGCGTGAAGTCACCATGCTGCTCGGCAAGCGCGTCGTCGCGGTCGATCCGGCGGCGCATAGCGTGACCACCGACGGTGGCGAGACGATCGGTTACGGCAAGCTCGTCTGGGCGACGGGCGGCGCTCCGCGCATGCTGCCGGTCCCCGGCTGCGACCTGCCCGGCGTGCAGGGTGTGCGCACCCGCGCCGACGCCGACGCGATGAAGGCGGCGTCCGAAACGGCGGATCAGATCGTCGTGATCGGCGGCGGCTATATCGGGCTCGAGGCCGCGGCGGTGCTGCGCAAGGCGGGCAAGAAGGTTGTCCTCCTGGAAGCGCTCGACCGTGTCCTCGCGCGCGTTGCAGGCACCGAACTGTCGCGCTTCTATGAACGGGAGCATCGCGAGCATGGCGTCGACTTGCGGCTCGGGGTGTCGGTCGAGGCGATCGAAGGGGAGAGCTATGTCACCGGCGTCCGGCTCGCCGACCGCGAAGTGATTCCCGCCGATCTCGTCATCGTCGGAATCGGTATTGTTCCCGCGGTCGAACCACTGATCGCCGCGGGGGCCGAGGGGGAGAACGGCGTACTCGTCGATGCGCTCTGCAAGACGAGCCTGCCCGACATCTATGCGATCGGCGACTGTGCGGCGCACGAGAATCATTTCGCCGACGGCATCGTGATCCGACTGGAATCGGTGCAGAATGCCAACGACCAGGCGAATACCGTGGCCAAGGGCATTGTCGGGGACGAGGCGCCCTATCATGCGATCCCGTGGTTCTGGTCGAACCAGTATGATCTGAAGCTCCAGACCGCGGGCCTCTCGACCGGGCACGATCAGACGGTCGTGCGCGGCGACATCGCGAGCCGCAGCTTCTCGATCGTCTATCTGAAGGACGCGCGGGTGATCGCGATCGACTGCGTCAACGCGACGAAGGACTATGTCCAGGGCCGGATGATCGTGACCGCGGGGCTCCGCGTGACCGCCGAAAAGCTCGCCGATACCGAAACGCCATTGAAGGCGCTGCTGTCGGATTAA
- a CDS encoding crotonase/enoyl-CoA hydratase family protein, translated as MTIISLRKEGPVAILTLDRPEMMNALGEPGDGDAVSAACAAINGDPDIRCAILTGAGKAFSAGGNVKAMADPEAVYNGSVMGARSQYRDNIHRMLRALYGLDVPLIAAVNGPAIGLGCDVACLADIRLASPSARFGVTFLKLGLVPGDGGAWVLPRAIGMSRAAELFFTGDVIDAPTAEKWGLVSEVAPAEKLMEKALALAMRISAQGPHALRLTKALLRQGRDSDYSAALEAAANAQVIAHQTADFREGAAALLAKRNANFTGA; from the coding sequence ATGACCATCATAAGCCTGCGGAAGGAAGGGCCGGTCGCGATCCTGACCCTCGATCGCCCCGAGATGATGAATGCGCTGGGCGAGCCCGGTGACGGAGACGCCGTAAGTGCGGCCTGCGCCGCGATCAACGGCGATCCCGATATCCGCTGCGCGATCCTGACCGGCGCCGGCAAGGCCTTTTCGGCTGGCGGTAATGTTAAGGCGATGGCCGACCCCGAGGCGGTCTATAATGGGTCGGTGATGGGCGCGCGCAGCCAGTATCGCGACAATATCCATCGCATGCTCCGGGCGCTGTACGGCCTTGACGTGCCGTTGATCGCCGCGGTCAACGGGCCTGCCATCGGCCTCGGCTGCGATGTGGCGTGCCTCGCCGACATTCGGCTGGCCTCTCCGAGCGCCAGATTCGGGGTGACCTTCCTGAAGCTCGGTCTGGTCCCTGGCGATGGCGGCGCCTGGGTCCTGCCGCGTGCGATCGGCATGAGCCGTGCCGCCGAACTCTTCTTCACGGGCGACGTCATCGATGCACCCACCGCCGAAAAATGGGGGTTGGTGAGCGAGGTTGCCCCCGCCGAAAAGCTGATGGAGAAGGCGCTAGCTCTCGCGATGCGTATATCGGCACAGGGTCCGCACGCCTTGCGTCTCACCAAGGCGCTCCTGCGGCAGGGACGCGACAGCGACTATTCCGCAGCACTGGAGGCCGCTGCGAATGCCCAGGTCATCGCGCATCAGACTGCCGACTTCCGGGAGGGCGCGGCGGCGCTTCTCGCCAAACGGAACGCGAACTTCACCGGGGCATGA